The Gammaproteobacteria bacterium region CCAAATTAACGCGGGTCAGGGAGATCATCGAACAGCATCAACTGCCGGCGCCCGAGCGCCTGCACGATGTTGTGCTACACATGTTGCATTACACCCACGGCCAGTGGACCAACGATCCGCGCATCAATGAAATGGTCAACGCCATCTGCGCGACCCGCATGGATATCCTGGACGCTTACAAGCTGAGTGAACATGAGCTGCTGGTGACCCTGTTGGAAGACGGTATCCAGCGCGATGAGTTTGCGGTGACGGATGTCGATGATGCCGCCGAGGCCATCGCCACCGCGCTGACCAGCTTTAACCTGCCGCTGCTGATGCCCCTGTACAGCATCGCGCACTTTGAACAGCGCGCCGAGAGTGTGGTGCGGCTGTTATTGACCGGGCTCAGCAGACGCTAGCTTTTTATCTTTAGTGACAGATGAAGCAACAGGCAGCGGCGCAAGGCTGTCACGGACACTAACCAAAACCAAAAACGGGCCCGAGGATAACGCCATGCGAGACCATCATCATGAGTGAATCGACTTTCATCATTCGCTATGCCCAATGGGTCACCCGGCATCCCTGGCTGGTCATGCTGGCCGCACTATTGATGGTTATGGCCGCCGCCAGCGGTGGCAAGCACCTGGCCTTCAAGACCGATTACCGGGTGTTTTTCAGCGCCGACAACCCGCAACTGCTGGCCTTCGATGCCCTGGAGGCGATGTACACCAAGAATGACAACGTGATGTTCATCCTCGCGCCTAGGGATGGCGACGCATTTGGCAAAGACACCCTCGAGGCGATCAGGACGCTCACCGAAAAGGCCTGGCAGACGCCCTACTCAATCCGTGTCGATTCCATTGCCAACTTCCAGCACACCGAGGCCGAGGGGGATGACCTGCTGGTCATGGATCTGGTGGATGCGGAGCTGGAACTTGACGAACAGAGCCGCGCCAAGATCCGCCGCATCGCCCTCAGCGAACCCGTGCTGCTGAATCGCATCATCTCCGATCGCGCCCATGTCACCGGCGTCAACGTGACCGTACAGCTACCGGGCAACACGCCCACCGAGGTGCCCGAGGTGGCCGCCT contains the following coding sequences:
- a CDS encoding TetR/AcrR family transcriptional regulator; amino-acid sequence: MNPLATDPATDPATDASEATRARILAAASERFAQFGYNKTTMAEIARDCQMSAANLYRFFQNKLDIGANLACGCLDTKLTRVREIIEQHQLPAPERLHDVVLHMLHYTHGQWTNDPRINEMVNAICATRMDILDAYKLSEHELLVTLLEDGIQRDEFAVTDVDDAAEAIATALTSFNLPLLMPLYSIAHFEQRAESVVRLLLTGLSRR